Genomic segment of Notolabrus celidotus isolate fNotCel1 chromosome 1, fNotCel1.pri, whole genome shotgun sequence:
TCTTAAGAATTTTTCCCTGTAACCAGAATGTCGGACCCACTataaaaaaatgcagatttaCGCGACTTAGATTTACTTTGTGGTCTCACAGCCATGTGGACTGTCCTGTATCCGTGGCGCCTCACTGTCCCATATCCCGACACcttatttcctcctctctcgtCTTTTATTCAGgcaatttttttacatttcttcagCTGCTGTTACTCCTTGCAGGCTCCTCTCAAGAGTAAAGACTTGCCTGTACAGCGCTCCACTCTGAAATAGAGCTCTTCATATCcgctctccttttcttttcccagGAATGTGACCAGGTTCATATTGATGACGTGGCCTCGGACGACAACGGGCAGGACTTGAGGTAAAGCTCCTTTTGTGTCACCATACTCGCAGACAGTTTGTTGCTGAGGCTCGTGAACCAGACTTGCCCTCTGGGTTTTTTAGCgcaagggaggaagagagacgaGGAGTGTGTGGGTTTTtctctgcatctgtgtgtgttcatgcatgcaAGCATGTGCATGTCTTTTATTTCCTCAACTTCCACAGCAGTATAAGATGTCGCAGGATTATCCAACGCTTTCATTTCTCATCAAATTTTCTCTTTGTcactccctctgtctccctcgGCCCAGACGTTTTATTATTGCATAAACTGGAAGAAGCACTTTCGGTTACTCTAGAAGTGATTTGAGAAAGAGCTGGACTGTTTtgaagtatttatttttattaaactaggcccttttatatatttatccATGCCTCTCTGAGTGTATACACTGCATGATTTCTTACTGACAAAGCTTCATTCACCCCTGAAAGTCAGTGTCTAcgttttttcaattttaaaagGTTTCTTGTCCATGAAATTTTTGTGGTACCTCTGGCAAAATTCCCTCAACTTGATGAATGGTTGAAGCAAAGCCGTCTTGTTCATAACTCGAACACTTTGAATCATTTCCTGGAGCTACAGAATGTATCCATGAATGTAGTGTGAGATATTCATCGAGCGTCCTCTCCATGAGATGCTCTGGaaaaatacagctttatgtCTTTATGATGTACATCCTGACTGTTTCCTGTATTGTGATCCCGCAGCACTTACAACTTTGTCTCGGACGGCTTCCAGAGCCCAGCGGGGGCCGGCTCTCTGTGCCTGGGGTCAGGGGTCCACGGAGGGGTGGACTGGATGAGGAAACTGGCTTTCAGATACCGCAGAGTCAAGGAGATCTACAACACCTACAAGAATAATGTTGGAGGTAACAATTCATGTTTCGTGTTTCTCATTTCACTTAAAACTTCCATGTAAAGACGACCTGAACTTCAAGACAATTTAATCTGAAGTTTTCTTTGAGATTTTCTTGGAATGATAACAGAACAAATACTGACAGAAAAAGACAGTAATTTTGTCATGATTTATCACAATAAACTAGCTgcaaaattttgtttttgttttccatttgttttgataatcaataaataatttcaGTCGTTTCTCAAATGTCTTGATTATCTACTCGTCCTCATaagtttaaatgtaaaatctggTGTTTGAGCCAGATTTAAAGTTTTGTgtcaagaaaagaaaattgaGCTAGATTATCATGTTTCAAATTATCGAGTATTTTATTGAATGAGATGAATTTGGTTACCCACCTGATGGATAGATGTTAcctgatctctgtgtgtgtgtgtgtgtgtgtgtgtgtgtgtgtgtgtgtgtgtgtgtgtgtgtgtgtgtgtgtgtgtgtgtgtgtgtgtgtgtgtgtgtgtgtgtgtgtgtgtgtgtgtgtgtgtgtgtgtgtatgacatgATCGCTCCTCCTGGAGTGCTTGAACACAACAACGCTGATAGGTAGCCTTTCAATGGGCAGTGATTTTGTCTGTTAGATAGGTTTGGTGGCAGAGAGCTGCAGTTTTCCAACCACATGTTAGACCTTTAAGTTTAACtaattaatttgattatttattttttgttttcatgaatgAAGCAGGTCAGATTAGATTAGGTTAGATTGGCTTTATTTAAGAGGTATGTTTGTACAGACATTGGGTCAATAAGTTCCATGTTAAATCAGTTGAATAATGAAGTGTTGAAAAGCTCAAACGCAGGAGACGTGTTAGTTTTTCACTCAGGATATTGAGTCAAAAGTTGTGGTTGTGTCTGGATCCTTGTCCAGATCAGAGCGGCCTGTTTACTCTCAGCTGAAACTGTGTGTGAgaggttttggtctgaatatgTGTGAGAATTGCCCAACCAGCTACAGCAGACTGTTGCTTTAAGGAGTATGGTCTAATAAGAgtccatgttttgttttaataactGACCCTAAACTTGCTGCTCTCCTTGATGTGCAGGTTTGTTGGGCAGCCCAAAGAGAGAGGAGTGGttacagctgaggagagagatggaggtccTGACTGACCTGTGGCTGACTCAGGCGCTCAAAGCTCTGGCTCTCATCAACTCCAGGTTAGTTTCCCCTGCCAACACTTGATTAAAAGTTAAAGGTGTCACAACGTATCAAAGTTTAATTGTGTGTTACCTGTTCTCTTCCAGGCCgaactgtgtgaatgtgttggtAACCACCACTCAGCTCATCCCAGCCCTCTCTAAGGTGTTACTGTACGGCCTTGGCTCTGCTTTCCCCATAGAGAACATCTACAGTGCCACCAAGACAGGTAAGGAACAAGGAGTAGGATTCAGGAGGAAAATAACaccctcttttccttttttcaaacCTTTCTTTTTGAGTTATGTTTCAGTATTTTAAACTTTGCTTTTCCCTCGTCTCACAGGAAAGGAGAGCTGTTTTGAGCGAGTGTCTCAGAGGTTTGGTCGGAGAGCGGTGTATGTGGTGATAGGAGATGGAGCCGAGGAAGAGTCTGTGGCCAAAAAGGTACAACTCAATCCAGTAATTTAtgactctgtgctgaaagtAATCAGTTAACCTAAAGACACTCCATTTCAATGCTtctgaggctttttttttttcatactttttatgtttaaatgttttacttttcctGGATTTGTCAGCTCAGCAAATCCTCCTTGTACGTTAAAGGCCAACATGTTATCTAACACATATACTTTGTCAAATACTACAATCCTCCTTTGAACCACAGGCCATATTTCACATCTGCAGTGCATCTACGGGAGCACTGCAAGCTGCCGAGGAGTGCTGTGTTAGATTTGCACGTCTTACATGGAAACCGTGTTTaatttctattttgtttctgtgtcctcAGAAGAACATGCCGTTCTGGAGGGTTTCCTGTCGGGCTGATCTAGAGGCTCTGAGTCATGCACTGGAGCTGGACTACCTCTAGAGGGCGTCAGATGTCACTCTTTGCTCTTCCAACCAAAGTCACGTGAAGCTTCTGAGTGCAGTTTGTCGGCATGAGGAGAGACTGATTTAGAGATGGTGCGGCTCTTTGGAGGTTTAGTGATCCCTGATGCAGGCGGACAATTTCACAGCACAGCCAAAGGAGCTGAGAGGAGTCCTGAGCGATGCCGCAGAATACCTATGACTTAGAATTTCTGTGTCACACAAAAATGGAGTCAAAGGGACTAAAATAAGAGACCAAAGTTAGCAAAAGGACCAAAGCTTCACAACTAACTCCAGGGAATGATGGTTGATactgcaaatgttttttttatatatatttcatgCTTTTACCTTTTAGTTCATCTCAACTTTTTAAGAAGTGTCCCACTTTTATGCAGAAAAGTGATGCACTGAACGAAAGATATCTATTGAACATAGTGAGCACTGTATGGCTGCACGGATGAAAGCTCAAATAGAGGTTTGATCGTTTGTTCTGTCTTGTTGGTTTTATATGTCGTGAGACTTAACCCTTTTTCCACTGAGAGGTAAAGACAAGATTTAGAATGAAACAGATAAAGTAGATTAATGTCAGATCATTTTCTCCTCATACATAGAGGCTTTCAAAAACACTCTGATGTACTTCCCTCTGAAATTGTGATCTATTTATTACTCGTTATTTTTACAACACAATGAACTATAAACAGCATCAAAAATTATTCAAAGACCCAAAACTATAATCTTGTAAAAATGCTTTAATGAGAGTTTGAATCCTTTCTTTTGATTCCTGGTTGTACATGTCATTTTTTAacctctctttctgtcctccTTTCATTTCCTGATAATCTGTTTGTAATATAGATGAACTGGTCGTGCATGTGCCGATCACTCTGCCTGTCAGCTTAGCTATGATTTGTATATAATGCTTTATTGTCCATTCCTTTTGACAGACAGTTAAGATAGACTAATAAAGATAAATTAATTGCATTGTGGGAGAAATATGTGTCCAGTTTCATTGGACTCTGAAGCCTCTGTGAGGAGCTtgaatgtattattttgtatgtatatatttttggggatttttcacctttattagagaggagaggacagtgaatAGAGCTAGAAACTAGGACAGAGTGGAGGAATGACATGCGagaaaggggccacaggctgcAATCAAACCCAGGCCATCCACTATATGGGTGCACAATTTAACCGCTAAGCTAAATCTGCGCCCAGCTCTTCAATTTTATGTTAACTTTGACAaatcctgtggacaaagcatgGTGCTTttttgtcctgtgcatgtgtcagttgtgttttctgacaaatctTCATTACTCTAAAATGTCTAATGTGCATCTCACAATCAGTCTTTGGTGTTCGAATTTTGACGATGCATGACTATTTTGTAGTTAACCTCCTCGTTTGACATCCCATATGCTATAGAGGCATCCGCATTAATTTGAGTCTGAGgcataaccagtggtggacaaagtacacagcttcattactgaagtcaaagtatagatactccaggtcaaatattgctacaaaatacaagtgaaagttgctctgtcaaattattacttgagttaaagtactgaagtatttgcttttaaaaatgtttaagtattcaaagtacttcttaaaaaaatctcaaaacattttattttcacaatacataagtgcagtcaagaatacatagaggagtacattctgttacattatgttaaacTAGAAACCATTAATTGAAATCTCTAAatactataccatggaataaaaacagcaactaagttactccaagcacagacaacttagtttgaaatgttcatctggaatgaaacaaatgtttgtagctcaacacgctttctcaggttgggctgtgaatttttgtatgtttgagcagagtgggaaacaaggagaacatttcaaatgatacgtatcattcttcatttcaaaaacctcaaacacgggctgaagatatggccagaGGTGCTCATGgcgagaattatagccatcattaccacctctaaatgaactgtctgatctgagcGAAAGTTGCtttggagacgcacgatatacaggtacgactaaaccactgagacaaacagaactacacaaacacattttattgtcttagggatcagatttcagacaggagaaggaaattcatgagctgacttcaaagcaaaagtagtgagtaactagaacattgatagaaatgtaggggagtaaaaagtacaataattgtgttctgaatgtagtgaagtaaaaagtacaataattgtcctctaaatgtagtggagtaaaaagtacaataattgtgttctgaatgtagtggagtaaaagtgataagtttccccaaaaaataatactcaagtaaatgtacttttttagtCCACCACTAGTCATAACCcgctaaaaactcctcagagaATCTTTAAAGTTTACTAATCCCAGAGGCTTATGAAACCAGGAGGATTGGCGAATAAATCAAAGTTCTAAGAACAATTCATGCAAAGTGATCTTTATCAAGGAGAGGTCTCCCTCTTCAGGGCACAAAAGGTACTGCATTTTTATAAAGTTGTCTGCAAACAGAAGAATCGTTGCGCAGAGTTTTTAagaaattgttttttatttttgaacgaAGCAAAAATTACAATGATCCATTACAATCTATTGTTGCAGCTTTTGAATTTCAAGTAGGATATCCAGATAATCCGGTTACAATGTTTATTGTCATGGCtcaaacacataaataacaaaataaatagcaaataaaataaatatatctatCATGTATTCACATCCATGTTgacagcagcagaaaaacataGAGTTGGTGGTAATGTTTTTTGTGTCCTGGCTGCAACTGAAAGACtttctacatttttacaacatACACAAAAGAAATGGCATCAGAGATGAAAAATATCAGAAATGTGTTCCTAAATGTGACCCCTGAGTCAAATGAAAATTAAAggtaaataatgtaaaaatgagATCTAAGCTCTGCTAACAGAAACCATCTTGAAGCCTCTGATGTTGATCCTCATGTTGGCCAGCGACAGATTCGCCTGCAGCATCTTTGTTCCCGCCATGCTGGGTACGAAGGTGATGCGCTGCTCAACGACTCCACGTGGACCCAGAGGGGGCATCctgcacagagacaaagaggtaCAGAAGAGTTAACAACATGCTTAAAAACAACCTTGAACAATAATTATTAATTGATTCAAAATTTAAGATCTTAACTTCGAATGGATGCAAGAACTGAAACACAAGGCCAAAGGATGAAAACTACTTAAATGGCATGAAtatcttttaaaaagtgtttcatttaaacTGCATTTGACATTGCTTTCTtatgttaaatttttttatataaatggcAAACATTCTGTTCAAATTCTGCTTTGGCAAACTTTTTCTATTTCGTTATTTTTTCTGTccctaaaaataaaagaaaactgatCGCTAAATTCACACAGTAGAGATATTAAGTGTCCAATTTTAGTTATTTTGTTGGAAACGTTGACCTACTTTCGTCTAGTCGACTGCATCTGCTTTTTTTATGACAGTAAAGAGGAAATAATCCCCATTTCAATGTCTAAAATTAGCACGCATTCTAAGGTTACCTTTTGTCTGAAATGAATCGCTCTTATTATGAATAATTATCTGACTCACTCCTGACAGTGTTGTTGCTTTTCACAGCCACACCTGCCTGAACATTTAACTCACACATAAATGGAACAATACGCATGTAACAAGCCTTCATTCCTTCACAAAGacacactgtactgtactgtcATGTGCTGAACACTGACACTCCTTCATTTACAGCATTCCTTCCCTCATTCATTGTTCTGCTATTACCGATGTGCAGTAATCACAGAGGCGCCggctaaataaaacatttcacatcAAATCATTCAACTTGTACATAAACAAGACAAAAGATAAGTACCTGAACTGAATCTTGCCCTGGATCAGGCCAGCCCCGGCTACAGTCAGGACTCCGCTCACAGGGTGAGAATATGGGTTAGTGAAGGTCACTGTGGCCGTCTGCTTTTGGTTCGGCACTATGGAGTCTTCATCTGCAATCTGAGAGAGAACATCATCAAGTTATTAATTTGAGGTTATTAACAATCAGTTAAATtacacttaaacaaataaagatgaaCTTCCAGAATAAAAGGTTGTTTAATTCTGGATCTTTTGTTTCTTGAGCTTGGAAGAAACATACGGATGGGTTATATCTGTATAAATATGGGCTGTACTTTTGTTTCTGATCCCTTTTTATCTTTCTCAGGGATAAGCCTATCATTTATGCATAGAAAAtcaataatacaaaacaaagtaatcaaaaatcaaactgaacatttgcatgcatgtgttgaCTTTGATGCAATTTAAAGGCCCATCTATCTCTTAAAGGCTGTAGCAGCTGCAGTGTGAAGTATCATTTACTTGCTTAATACTTGTGCTTACACAAATCAATACTAGAGAAATTTTAAAAAGCGTTTAAAGGAACAAAGAAGAGCGCTTCCTGGccttaatgttaaatcaaaacatCTTGCTGCTGCAGTATCTAGTTAAAGCTGtgagtgaggaacttttggtttctgttggttttggcgccccttgtggacaaactAGTACCTCCTAtttctttacttattttgttgtgtacttggtgttttaaatgtaaattgtcatcctgctgtcttttaacagtcgaATTAACCATGGATTAAGGGTTTCTGCGATggaaaatgtaatcaaagatTATTTTGGTTGGGCGTAGTTAATTGCTTCATGCAAATACTTCCTCACCAAGCAgtgtcaggcattaaaaatagcAACATGGAAGGAATGTATCTCGTTgataatggtcttgtttgctttgtgtctCATAATGGGGtaattcatttcagtctgttttaaacacagcagaaaatttcctttacaggagctttaaaccccGAATGAACCATTTCAGACTCTCTTTGTTTATAAAGACAAATATCTGGAGTTTAAAAGTTGCATTATGGACGTTACACTTGGGTAAAAGGGATTATCTCTTGAATCTTCCATCACACATTTAAAAGTCTGATATCTAATACCTCGATCTtcttaatctaatctaatctagacAAGTAAAACGATTAGTGAGTAATAGTCTCTCGCTTTGTTTTCTAAACCGACCTGTATGTTGAGCAGTGGGCTGGCGATGTTGAACTCCTCCATGGCCAGGACTCGCTCCTGACTGCCCATGTCCTCCAAGACTACAGCCAGGTTTATCAGGTCGTCTCCCACCACGTCCTCATACTGAGCCGGGAGGATCTGGCGGTGGAGGATTGTGTCTGGAGAAGGCAGAAtgagaaaacagacaaagtttAAAGTCACTGTGTGGATACAGACGCTGAAATTTGAATGTGTAAGTAAGTGCAATGAGGGTTTACCTTCCATGGGGGCCAGTTTTATGACACCATGAGTTTCCCAGAAGGTGTCTGAGGGGCTGTTGTGGTATTCTTTAGCCTGAGCATTCAGATGCACCTTCATCATTTTGGGGATTGTCTGCTTGTTGATGATTCTCACTGAGAAGCGGACGGGCTCTCCTGCAACAGGAGCTTTTTCCAGGTCCAGGATGACAAACACCCCCTTGGATGAGCCTGCACAAAAACATGAAGATGCATGAGATGACATTTTCCTTCAACAGCTGAAAAGTTTTTATGTTTCCATAATTCCAAATTACCTCGGCTTAAAGTTGAGTCGTCTGAATGGGTGGAGCTTCTTGATGAAAGTGTTGAAGTTGGACCTAAATAATGAAAATCAAAGTCATAAATGGATTAATTCTACCTGAGTGAACATTAAACTGATTTTTAAATCAACTAGTAATCacattcatttttgtatttctgttttaggCTCATACTTTTGATGTATTTGTAGTCCCCTGTGATGTTCTGGTGTCTCAAGTGGCCCACAGCTTTGGTGCAGATGAAGGACCCcaccctctctgtgtctttgctGAAGCTGAGCATCCGCTCTCCGCTCAGTACGATCATGTGGATGTCAGCGTTCACCTCGGCGTAGACAAAGGGGATGTCGTACACCAGGTCGATACGACGATCTTTGATTGCTTTGACTGGGGCTGGGCCGCAGCAGAACACTCCttggaagaaaataaaagaggagaagTTACAGAGTTGTTCATttgaggaagaaaaacacaggaatAATTCAAATAGGGAGATTTTCTCTTCTCACACACCTCCACTCCTCTCCTGGGGGGTCGGGTCCAGAACctgccatccatccattcctGATCCAATATCCGGGCGGGTCATCCAGCACTCCACCCAGACATGGAAGTTCCTGTTACAGAGAACCAGGATAAGATTATTTTAGATAATGCATTCTTTACAAAAAGATATGTACACATTTGTTCATATTTGTATAAAGTTAAATGCATTATTTGTAATATTTACAAATAAGTATGCATCTGCTTCATTTATACTGGGttttcttcatcatcctctcaaactgtaaaaatcatttaaaaataattataaaatttCTAAAAAAGTCCTTATAAGTATGTTTCCTGTTTGAAAATCTGATTCAAACTTGAAGTCCGTGCTCACCAGATGCTGTCTTTGCTGAGGTTCAGCTTCTTCCCGCTCTCAGAGTAGAACTCCTCAATCACCAGGTTGTCATTCTTGTCATGGGCCGAGTTGAAGTTTGTGACGACACGGCAGGGAATGCCAAGAACTCTCATGACTGAAATATGcaaataaaagagagacagaggcgtTAACATGCTGTTGAAAGTGTCTGAACATTGTGTCACAGAAAGAATGAACCTGTGCGTGATCAGGACTGATAAGACAGCGAGTATGACGTCACATTTTAGAGGTTCAGGACCGGTTCTTAAAGACGGCACCAAAGTTAGTGACTGATCCAGACTGTTTTTGAATCATATGTATGACAGAGTTGgataattatgattaatcacCTGTGCACATGACAGCTGCAAACACCCAGCACTGTCCATACTTGACTGGGCTGTAACCAGTCTCAGCCCACTGCTTTAAGATGTCCCCACTTCCTGTCCACGAGGAGGGATTCACCCCCTCTTTGAATTCACCGGACCATTTCCCTTTCAGCACTCCACGGTCATCTTCACTGTTGAtctgaaaatcaaaacaagaagATGAAGCAACAAGTAAATAAAAGTCATGGGTGAGTTCCCATCATAAAACAGGTTAAGGCACGTCTCACTTTCTCCTATGAATCTGATTCACTTTGGCAGCTTAATTGCTAAGTCTTTTGAATCTGTGACTATGATAATAACAGTCTTCATGCACATTATAGTGTATCACATGTACAGAATCTGCAGAAGGcgtgttttcatcttttcaatgtGCAAAACAAACTGTTCATTTCAAGTTGCGGCATGTTTTAATACGCAAGCGTTATGCTCATGTTTCCATgcagagtaaacaaaaacacagggaaCCTGAAAGAAAGGAAGGTATGCGTGCAATCCTGAAGTTTAtctgatgttctttttttaaagttctgatGTGTTCACACTCACCATGGCTGACACCACCCGGCTGATGTAGACCGGGTTGTTTCGGTTCAGGTAGTCCTTCCTTCTGTTCTTTTGGTGCTGAGGGCTGACTTGGAGCAGATTCAGGCACGTCTCCAGAACACCAGACTCATACTgcaagaaaacagaaagaaaacaaagtgttcAACTAACAATCATGATGTTTAAGGAACAAAGTCTCTGAT
This window contains:
- the tgm5l gene encoding transglutaminase 5, like; this encodes MEDLSIKNISLEKSENVERHRTEDFSSSKALVVRRGAPFRIRLQLEGRPFNPKTDSIRIKVMLGRLYVIMPVTFSKKVSTSHWKAFMDPEGLDLMNPSIFISSPASASVGCYRFQLFVFTQGKQRRRVFGRFILLCNPWCQEDTVYIPFEDQREEYIQNDSGLLFMGTAKNIVARPWSFDQYESGVLETCLNLLQVSPQHQKNRRKDYLNRNNPVYISRVVSAMINSEDDRGVLKGKWSGEFKEGVNPSSWTGSGDILKQWAETGYSPVKYGQCWVFAAVMCTVMRVLGIPCRVVTNFNSAHDKNDNLVIEEFYSESGKKLNLSKDSIWNFHVWVECWMTRPDIGSGMDGWQVLDPTPQERSGGVFCCGPAPVKAIKDRRIDLVYDIPFVYAEVNADIHMIVLSGERMLSFSKDTERVGSFICTKAVGHLRHQNITGDYKYIKSPTSTLSSRSSTHSDDSTLSRGSSKGVFVILDLEKAPVAGEPVRFSVRIINKQTIPKMMKVHLNAQAKEYHNSPSDTFWETHGVIKLAPMEDTILHRQILPAQYEDVVGDDLINLAVVLEDMGSQERVLAMEEFNIASPLLNIQIADEDSIVPNQKQTATVTFTNPYSHPVSGVLTVAGAGLIQGKIQFRMPPLGPRGVVEQRITFVPSMAGTKMLQANLSLANMRINIRGFKMVSVSRA